The sequence ATCCCCGAGAGCGCGCTCGACCTGGCCAGGGCCCGGGGGCACGCGGCCGAGGGCGGGCGTATGAGCGCCGCCGGCGAGCACGTGGTCGCGGGCAGGCGGCTCCGGCTGGCTCTGGCGGAATGGCGCGGGGATCCGCTCACGGACTTCGCGGGCGCCTCCTGGGCCGTGGAGGAGATCGCCCATCTGACCGAGTTCCGGCTGACGCTGGAGGAGGAGGTGGCCGAGGCCGACCTCGCCCTCGGCCGGGGATCCACGCTGACCGGCGGGCTGGCCCAGCTCGTCGCCGCCCACCCGTTCAGGGAGCGGCTCCGCGTGCTCGGCGCCCACGCGCTCTACCAGGCCGGACGGCAGGCCGAGGCGCTGGCCGTGCTCGCCGAGGGGCGCAGGCTGCTGGTGGAGGGCCTGGGGCTGGACCCCGACCCCCGGTCCAGGGAGATGGAGCGGCGCATCCTCGCCCAGGATCCCGCCCTCACGCCCCGGGTCCGCGCGACGGTACGGCAGGGCGCGCGGCTGGTCGGCAGGGACGCCGAGGTCCGGGTGCTGGACCTGGCGGTCGCGGGGGAGGGCCACCGGGTGGTCCTGCTGGCCGGGGAGCCGGGGATCGGCAAGACCAGCCTGGCCGAGCAGGCCGCCGAGGCCGCCCGCTCCGCGGAACGCCGGGTGGTGTGGGGCCGCTGCTGGGACGGCGCCGGCGCGCCGCCCTTCTGGCCGTGGACGCAGGCCGTACAGGAACTGGTCGGCGGGGACGGCGGGCCGGCCCAGCTCGCCGCCACCGGGCAGTTCCAGCTCTACGAGGCGTTCGCCCGGCTGCTGAACGAGCACGGCCGGGTCCTGGTCGTCCTCGACGACCTCCAGTGGGCGGACGCGTCGTCGCTCCGGCTGCTGGAGTTCCTCGCCTCCACCCGCCTCTGCCCGGAGCTGACCGTGGTGGCGACCTACCGCGACACCGACGTACAGGCCGGGGGGACGCTGGAACGCGCCCTCGGCGCGCTGGTACGGCTGCCGCACGTGCGGCGGCTCCTGCTGCGGGGGTTCGGTGAGGAGGAGGTCCGCGAATACCTCGGCCGGGCCGGTGCCGATCCGGGCCGGGCGGCGGAGATGGGCAGGCTGACCGCGGGAAACCCGTTCTTCCTGGGGGAGGTCCTGCAGCTGGGGGAGACACCGCAGGCCCTGTCCGACGTCGTGCGCGGCCGGATGGCCGGCCTGCCGCCGGACACCGAGGAGGTGCTGACCGTCGCGGCCCTGCTCGGCCGGGACGCGGCGACCGACATCCTGCTCCGGGTGCTGGAGCTGCCCGAGGACCGGGTGCTCGACATCGTCGACGCCGCGGTCCGGGCCCGGCTGCTGGTCGAGGGCGATGGCCTGACCTGTCGTTTCGTCCATGACATCGTCCGCGACGTGCTGCGCGAGGCGCTGCCGCCGCTGCGCCGCCGGCGGCTGCACGCGCGGATCGCCGAGGTGCTGGAGGAGCGGAGCGGGACCCGCCTCACCGAGATCGCCCACCACTACCGCGAGGGCCTGCTGACCCCCCGGATGACGGGCAAGGCCATCGGCTACACCCGGCGCGCGGCGGCCCAGGCGATGGCGCAGTTCGCCCACGAGGACGCGGTGGAGAACCTGGAGCAGGCGATCGAGATGATCGACCGGCTCCCCAGGACCGACGACGCGCTCCGCTGCGACCTCCTGCTCGACCTGGCCGAGGCCCAGGCGGCGGCGGGCACGAACATCGCCGCCCACGCCTCCCTGGAGGCCGCCGCCGAGATCGCCGAGGGACTCGGCGACGTCAACCGGCTGGCCCGCGCGGCGCTGGGCTTCTCCGACCCCATCTACCTGGGCATGTACGAGGAGATGACCGGCATCGACCGGCTCGCCGAGCGCATCGACCGCGTCCTCGCCTCCGACCTGGCGGAGGACTCGCCGTGGCGGGCCCGGCTGCTCGCCGCCGCCGCGATGACCGGTTTCACGGTCCGGTCCGTCGAGCACAGCGTGGCGATGGCGCACGAGGCGGTACGGCTGGCCCGCCGTACCGGCGACGACCGGACCCTGGCCGCCGCGCTGATCGCCCTGGAGATGCTGCTCAGGCACGACCACGACCGCGACGGCGCGCGGGCGGTCATCGACGAGATCGTGGAGATCGGCCGCCGCACCGGCGACCTGGCCACCGAGTGGAACGGCCGCGAGTGCGAGTACGTCGAGCTGGTCGCCCAGGGCCGGACGGACCGGGCAGCCGATCTGCTGGCCTGGCTCGGGGAGACCGCGGAGCGGCTCCGGCTCCCCTCGATGGTCAGCCTGGCCGCCTGGCAGCGCGCGATCCACGCCTACCTGGGCGGGCGTTTCGCCGACGCCCTCGCCGCGGCCGAGGAGTCCGGCGCGGCCCACCCGGAGGGGGCCCTGGGCCGGAGCGAGACCCACCTGCGCAGCGGCGTGCTGCACTTCTTCGCCCTGAGGGCCCGGGGCGCGGCCGGCGAGGCGCTCGCGCTGGCCGACGAGATGCTCGGCCGGCGCCCCGGCGAGTGGTCCTGGCGGATCCTGCGCTGCCTGGCCCTGATCGACCTGGGCGGGACCGATGAGGCGCGCGCGGTCTTCGCCGGGCTCGTCCGCGACGTCTCCACGCCCATCGGCCCGGACCTGGCCTACCGGTTCGTGTCGGACGCCCTCAGCGAGATCTGCGCGGCGCTCGGCGACGTGGCCGCCGGGCGGGCCCTGTACGACCGGCTCGCCCCGAGCGCGGGCCGGCTGCTGGGCTGGTCGGTGACCGACCTGTGCCTGGGACGGCTCGCGCTGCTGGAGGGAGACGGGGAACGGGCCGAGGCCCACCTGCGGGCCGCGGAGGCGTTCGTCCGCCGCTCGGGGGCGGAGGTGTACGAACCCGCGCTCCGGGACCTGCGGGCACGACAGGCGACTCTTAGTCCTCCTTTGGGATAAAGGGGATGAAGGTCGCCGTGTTGAGGGTGGGAAAGCACGCATGGCTAGGGCAGCATTGGGCATGTCTTCTCACCGCTGAAGGGCGGTGTAATGATCGAGATATGGCCGGGTGACCCCTATCCCCTCGGGGCCACCTATGACGGTGCGGGGACCAACTTCGCGCTCTTTACCGAGGCCGCGGAGCGGGTCGAGCTGTGCCTGTTCGACGATGACAACCAGGAGACCAGGGTCCCGTTCACCGAGTGTGAGGGATACGTCTGGCACGGTTACCTGCCGGGCGTCGGCCCCGGGCAGCGGTACGGCTATCGCGTGCACGGCCCGTACGACCCGGGGCGCGGCCTCCGGTGCAACCCCGCCAAGCTCCTGCTCGACCCCTACGCCAAGGCGGTGGAGGGGGACGTGAACTGGGACGAGGCGGCCTACGGCTACCGCTTCGGGCAGCCGGACAGCCGTAACGACACCGACTCGGCCCCGTTCGTCCCCCGCTCCATCGTGATCAATCCGTTCTTCGGATGGGGGCACGACCGCCCTCCGGCGACGCCGTACCACGACACAGTGATCTACGAGGCCCACGTCAAGGGCCTGACGATCAACCATCCGAAGATCCCCGAGCGGATCCGCGGCACCTACGCGGCCATCGGCCATCCGGAGATCATCGATCACCTGACCGGGCTCGGCGTGACGGCGATCGAGCTCATGCCGGTGCACCAGTTCGTCACCGACCACGTCCTCAGCGAGCGGGGGCTGACGAACTACTGGGGCTACAACAGCATCGGGTTCTTCGCCCCGCACAACGCCTATTCGAGCACCGGCCAGCGCGGCGGGCAGGTGCTGGAGTTCAAGGCCATGGTCAAGGCGCTGCACGAGGCGAACATCGAGGTCATCCTCGACGTGGTCTACAACCACACCGCCGAGGGCAACCACCTGGGCCCCACGCTGAGCATGCGGGGGATCGACAACGCCGACTACTACCGGCTGGTCGAGAACGACAAGCGCTACTACATGGACACCACGGGGACCGGCAACAGCCTGTTCATGCGCTCCCCGCACGTGCTTCAGATGATCATGGACTCGCTCCGCTACTGGGTCATCGAGATGCACGTGGACGGCTTCCGGTTCGACCTGGCGGCGACGCTGGCGAGGGAGCTGCACGAGGTGGACCGGCTGAGCGCCTTCTTCGACCTGGTCCAGCAGGACCCGGTGCTGTCGCAGGTCAAGCTGATAGCCGAGCCGTGGGACGTCGGCCCCGGCGGCTACCAGGTGGGCAACTTCCCCGCCCGGTGGACCGAGTGGAACGGCATGTACCGCGACACGATCCGCGACCTGTGGCGGGGCGAGCCGGCCTCGCTCCCGGAGTTCGCCTCCCGGCTGACCGGCTCCAGCGACCTCTACCAGGACGACAGCCGCCGCCCGGCCGCCTCGATCAACTTCGTCACCTGCCACGACGGCTTCACCCTCCAGGACCTCGTCTCCTACAACGGCAAGCACAACGAGGCCAACGGCGAGCACAACCGGGACGGCACCGACGACAACCGCTCCTGGAACTGCGGGGCGGAGGGGCCCGCCTCGCTCGCGATCGAGTCGCTGCGCGAGCAGCAGAAGCGCAACTTCCTGACCACCCTGTTCCTGTCCCAGGGCGTGCCGATGATCTCCCACGGCGACGAGCTGGGACGCACCCAGCAGGGCAACAACAACGTCTACTGCCAGGACAACGAGCTGAGCTGGGTGGACTGGTCCGACGTCCGGGAGAACTGGCTGCTGCTGGAGTTCACCCGGCGGCTGGCCAAGCTCCGTTCCGACCACCCGGTCTTCCGGCGGCGCCGGTTCTTCTACGGCCGGCCGGTGCGGGGCTCGGAGGACAACCTCAGCGACATCGCCTGGTTCACCCCGCAGGGGGAGAAGATGACCGACGCCGACTGGAACGTGGGCTACGCCAAGTCGCTGGCCGTCTTCCTGAACGGCGACGCCATCACCGAGCCGGACCGCCGGGGACGGCAGATCACCGACGACTCGTTCCTGCTGCTGTTCAACGCCCACCACGACGTCATCAAATTCACGATTCCCAAGGACTACGGCGAGATGTGGCTGACGGAGATCGACACGGCGATGCCGATCACAGTGGACACCCGGATCTGCCGGGCGGGTGAGGACGTGCCGGTGGTCGGCAGGTCGGTAAGGGTGTTGCGGCGTGTCTGAGCGATTCGTGGATCCGATCTCGACCTACCGGATCCAGCTGACTCCCGACTTCGGCTTCGCCGAGGTGGCCGCGCTCGCCCCCTACCTGAAGGACCTGGGGATCAGCCACGTCTACCTGTCGCCGATCCTGCAGGCGGTGCCGGAGTCGCGGCACGGCTACGACGTGACCGACCACTCCCGGATCCGCGCGGAGTTCGGCGGCGTCGAGGGCCTGCGGGCACTGTCGGCGACGCTGGCCGAGCACGGGCTGGGGATCGTCGTGGACATCGTGCCCAACCACATGACGGTCCCGGTGCCCGAGTCCGGCAACGCGCCGCTGTGGTCGGTCCTCAAGGACGGGCAGGCGTCGCCGTACGCGCCGTGGTTCGACATCGAGTGGACCGGCGGCAAGGTGAGCATGCCGGTGCTCGGCGACGACACCGAGCCGGTGGTGGACGGCGACGTGCTGCGCTACCACGACCACGAGTTCCCCTTTCCCGACACCTGCTACCGGCTGGTCGACTGGCGCGAGGGCCCCGGCTACCGGCGTTTCTTCGACGTGTCCTCCCTGATCGGGCTGCGGGTGGAAGACCCGGAGGTGTTCGACGCCACCCACGAGGTGATCCTGGGGTTGATCGAGGAGGGGGTCGTGCACGGCCTGCGGGTCGACCACCCCGACGGGCTGGCCGAGCCGCGCGGCTACCTGTCCCGGCTCCGCGAGGCCTCGGGCGTGTGGACCGTGGCGGAGAAGATCCTCGTCGGCTCCGAGCAGCTGCCCGCCGACTGGGACTGCGACGGCACCACCGGCTACGAGGTGCTCAACCGGATCACCCGGCTGTTCGTGGACCCCGCCGGGGGCAAGCCGCTGCTGGAGCTGTTCGTCACCCGGACCGGGATGCCGTCCGACTACGCCACGGTGGTGCGCCAGTCCAAGCGGGAGGTCCTCGACCTGTTCTTCAGCGCCGAGGTCGACCGGCTGAACGCCGTCGTCGGCTCCGACCGCGAGACGCTGGTGGAGCTGCTCGCCGCGATGCCGGTCTACCGGGCCTACGCGGTGCCGGGAGAGCCGGTGCCCGAGATCTCGGCCTCGATCGTCGAGGCGGCCGGGCGGGTCGCCGCGGCCCGGCTGCCCGAGGGCGCCCCGGTCGCGGAGGTCGTCGACCGGGTGCTGCGCGGCCCGGCGGAGGCCGTCACCCGGTTCCAGCAGACCTGCGGGCCGGTGATGGCCAAGGGGGTGGAGGACACCGCGCTCTACCGGTGGTATCCGCTGGCGTGCCTGAACGAGGTGGGCGGGGAGCCGGACCACTTCGAGGGGACACCGGGCGAGTTCCACACGTTCGCCCGGGAGATGTCGCCGACCGCGATGACGACGCTGTCCACCCACGACACCAAGCGCTCCGAGGACGTCCGCGCCCGGCTGGCCGTGCTGTCGGAGCTGCCCGGGGAGTGGGCGGCGGCGGTGGGGGAGTGGTCCTCGAAGGTCTCCTTCGACCCGGCGCTCGACTACCTGGCCTGGCAGAACCTGATGGCCGCCTGGCCCATCGGCCCGGACAGGTTCTTCGACTACCTGTTCAAGGCGGCGCGCGAGGCCAAGACCTCGATCTCCTGGGCCGCCCCCGACCCCGCCTACGAGGCCGGCATCCGCGACTTCGTCAGCCGGGCGATCGACGAGTGCGGCGCCTCGGTCGCGGAGTTCGCCGCCGGGATCGAGCCCTACGCCCGGTCCAACTCGCTGGGCCAGAAGCTCGTCCAGCTCATGCTGCCGGGCGTGCCCGACCTCTACTGGGGCAACGAGATCACCGACTTCTCCCTGGTGGACCCGGACAACCGCCGCCCGGTCGACTTCCCGCTCCGCCGCGGGATGCTCGCCGGGGAGGGCGGATCCCCGTGGGACGAGGCCAAGCTGCTGGTCACCGTCCAGGCGCTGAACCTGCGGCGGCGGCTCGACCCGGCCGCGCCGTACGTCCCGCTGGAGGCGGGCGAGCACGTGATCGCCTTCGCCCGCGGGGAGCGGGCAGTGACGGTGGCCACCCGGCTGCCGGCCGGGCTGGCGCGGCGCGGCGGCTGGGGGAGCGAGACGATCACGCTTCCGCACGGCGCCTGGCGCGACCTGCTGACCGGCGCCGAGCATACCGGCCGGATCCCGCTGGCCCACCTGCTGTCGACCTACCCCGTCGCGCTTCTGGAAAGGGAGTAGCCCATGTTCGAGGTCTGGGCGCCGCAGGCGACGGCGGTCGATGTGGAGATCGGGGAGATCCGCCATCCGATGGCCGCCGGGACGGGCGGCTGGTGGTCGGCGGAGGTGCCGGGGGCAGGTCACGGGACCGACTACAGGTTCCGGGTGGACGGCGGCGAGCCGCTGCCGGACCCCCGGACCCGGTGGCAGCCCGAGGGGATCTTCGGGCCGAGCCGGGTCTACGAGCACGACCGGTACGTCTGGGGTGACGGGCTGTGGCGCGGGCGCGACCTGCCGGGGTCGGTGATCTACGAGCTGCACGTCGGCACCTTCACCCCCGCCGGGACCTTCGACGCGGCGATCGGGAAGCTTGAGCACCTCGCCGGGCTCGGCGTCGACTTCGTCGAGGTCATGCCGGTGCCGCCGGTGCCGGGGGAGCGCAACTGGGGCTACGACGGGGTGGACCTGTGGGCCGTCACCGAGAACTACGACGGCCCCGACGGTCTCAAGCGCTTCGTGGACGCCTGCCACCGGCAGGGCATCGGCGTCATCCTCGACGTCGTCTACAACCATCTCGGCCCGTCGGGGAACTTCCTGGCCCCGTTCGGCCCCTACTTCCACTCCAGCGCCTCCTCCTTCTGGGGGCAGGCGGTCAACCTGGACGGCCCCGGCTCCGACGAGGTGCGCCGCTACTTCATCGGCAACGCGCTGCAGTGGCTGCGCGACTACCACATCGACGGCCTGCGGCTGGACGCCGTGCACGCGCTGCACGACAGGCGGGCCGTGCACCTGCTGGAGGAGATGGCCGCGGAGGTGGAGGCGCTGTCGGCGGCCGTGGGCAGGCCGCTGACGCTCATCGCCGAGTCCGACCTCAACGACCCCCGGCTGGTGACCCCGCGCGAGGCCGGCGGGTACGGCCTGGCCGCGGCCTGGAACGACGACGTCCACCACGCCCTGCACGTGGCGGTGACCGGGGAGCGGCACGGCTACTACGACGACTTCGCCGGAGCGCTGCCCAAGGTCCTCGCCTCGGCCTACTACCACGACGGCACCTACTCGGCCTTCCGGGGGCGCTCCCACGGCCGTCCGGCCCGTCACGTGCCCGGCTACCGGTTCGTCTGCGCCGCGCAGAACCACGACCAGATCGGCAACCGTGCTGAGGGCGACCGGATGGCGCCGGAGGCGCTGCGGCTGGCCGCCGGGCTGCTGCTCACCTCGCCGTTCACCCCCATGCTGTTCATGGGGGAGGAGTGGGGAGCGCGCACGCCGTTCCTGTTCTTCACCGACCACGTCGAGCCGCAGCTCCGCGAGGGCGAGGCGGACCGGCGGCGGCGGGAGTTCGTCGGCTTCGGCTACGACGACTGGGCCGAGAAGGCGCCGGACCCGGGGGAGGAGCTGACGTTCCTGCGCTCCAAGCTCGACTGGAGCGAGCTCGACGACGACGCCCACCGGGTCCATCTCGACTGGTACCGGGCCCTGATCGCGCTGCGCCGCGCGCATCCGGACCTGTCGGACCCGAGGCTCGACCGGGTCCGGGCCGAGCACGACGGCTCCTGGCTGGTGGTCCACCGGGGGGCGTTCCGGGTGGCCGTCAACTTCGGCGCCACGCCGGTCTCCCTCGACCTCACGGCCCCGGCCCAGGTCGTGCTCGCCTCCGACCCCGGCGTCCACCTGGACTCCGGCCTCACCCTCCCGGCCCGTTCCCTGGCGGTGCTCCGCCTCGCCGGGACCTGATCAGTCCCGGCCGTCCGGCCCGGAGCCGCGCTCGGCGTCGATCGCACCGAGTTCGGCCCGGATCGCGGCCTCCCTCCTGGCGTCCAGGATTCCGGCCCGGCGGGAGGCGGCCGTCATGTGCTCCCGGACCTTGAGCTCGGCCTGGTGGGCGTGGACCTCGTCGGCGTCCCGCCGCACGCGCTTGCCGCGGTCCAGGTCGACCGTGTGGGCCTCCTCCCGGTCGGAGAGCTGCTCGGCCAGCCGCCGGTCGTAGGAGGTGGGCCGGCTCAGCAGCTTGGTCAGCACCGGGGAGCAGTCGATCAGCAGGAACAGCAGCGTCAGGAAGGTGTGGGCGAGCAGGATCGAGTCCTTCTCGGCGGAGAGCGCCGCCAGCGTCTCCATCCGCTCCAGCAGCCCGGGACTGTCCGGGCGCGCCTCGTCCTGTCTGCGCACCTCGCTGTCGATCGCCTCGGCGACCTGCGCCTCGTACTTCATGCCGGAGACCCGCTCGGTGCCGGAGAGCTCGATGATCTGAGCGTCCAGGCCGGCCATGCCCGTGGAGAGCTGCCCGATGTTGCTGGTGTTCCGGTAGTCGTTCACGTCGGCGCGGAGCCTCTGGCAGTTCACCCCCTCGCCCGCCCGGCCGGTCCGCCCGGCACCGGAGGTGCCGTTGCACTCCAGGTCGGCGGCGCGCTGCTTGCGGGCCAGGATCCGCTGCTTGGCGTTGAACTCCCTGGAGAGCTTCGCGCGGGTCGCCTCCAGCGCCTTGCGCGCATCCGTGTCGTTGGGCTTGGGCAGGTTGAGCCTGAACTCCCGGCACTTCACCGGGTCGGCGGCGGGCTCTCCGGCCTTCGGGTAGCAGGAGGCGTAGTCGCTGCGCAGGGTCTTGTCGGCCTCCTGGTAGTCCTGCTCGATCCGCTGCAGGATCGCCGACTCGAAGATCCTGATCGTCAGCGGCTCGGCGATGATCACACCGACCACCACGGCGATCAGCAGGCGGGGCAGCAGCATTCTCCGGCGCCCCCGGCCGATCACGCCGTTGGTGCTGATGACCAGCCAGCTGTCGAGGATCCCGATGAGCACGCCCCAGATGAGGGCGATCAGGACCACCACCGGCCATGGCGCGTCGAAGACCGACCGGAGCGCGTAGCCCATCGACATCGCCGCCATCACCGCGGTGGCCACCACCAGCGCGCCCTGGCGGGTGTAGCGGGGCCGCTCCTCCGGCACCCGGGTGAGCAGCACCTCGTCGATCCCGACGACGGAGCGGAGCAGGCGGCCGGGGCTCCACGCGCTCCGCGGGCGGTAGCCGTCCCGCGGGTCCCGCGGAGGCGTCTCGTCGGCCGGCCCGGTGGTCTGGCCCACCGTCTCAATCGCCAATGTCTTCCTCCTTCAGCCGGGCGGGACGGTCGTTCTCCGCGTACCGGCGCTCCTGCGGGGCGGGGGGGTCCTGGAGCGCGGGCCGGGCGTCGTCGCGGGTGATCTCCGTGCGCCTCTCGTGCTGCAGGGGACGCCTGCGGCTGGTGAGCTCGTCGGCCAGTCTCTGCACATGCTCGACCATGGAGCCCTGGTCGGTGTGCCCGCGCTCGACGAGGATCCGGACGAGCTCAAGCTGGGCGGCGGCCTCCCTGTCCTCGATCTCCTCCGCGCGCCGCCGCGCCTCGGCCTCCGCCAGGATTTTCCTGTCCTCCAGCTCCTGGGCCCGGCGCCGCGCCTCGGCCTCCGCCAGGGCTTTCCTGTCCTCCAGCTCCTGGGCCCGGCGCCGTGCCTCGGCCTCCGCCCCGGCCTCGGCCGTGATCTTCCTGTCCTCGATCTCCTGCGCCCGCTGCCTGGCCTCGGCCTGCAGCCTCCGGTCCCACTGGAGCCCGTCGCGGTTGTCGTCGCGCTCCCACCCGGCCCGGGTGACCTCCCAGTCCCGGCCCCACTGGCTCTGCTCCCGTTCCGTCTCGCGCCTCCACCGGAGATCCTTTTCTTCCTTCTCCCGCCGCAGCCGTTCGCGCTCGTCGGAGCGGGCAAGGTGATCGCCGGCGCTCAGGCCGCCCTGGACCCGGGTCATCGCCTCGATCTTGTCGGGGTCGGTGCCCACGGCCTCGTGCAGGCGCAGGCCCTCGTCGATGTCGAAGGTGCGCTGCCGGTAGTCGCGCCGCCGCTTCTCCTCGGCCTCGTCGTACTGCATCTTCCAGCCGAACTCCCGCTCGACGATCTGCCGTTCCTGGTCGAAGGCGGTCTTCTGCCGGTGCAGCCGTTCCTGGAGTTCGATCCGCTGCGTCTCCAGCTCCTGCTGGAGCCTCTCGATGTGGGACTGGGCCGCGATGTTCTCCTCTTCGAGGGCGCGCTCCTTCTCCCGCTGCCTGCGGAGGCTCTCGTCCCGGCGCTGCTCCTCCATGATCTCGGCGGGGGTGAGCACCTCCACCGCCGTCAGCTCGACCATCATGCCCGTGAAGACCGGCGGCCTGGTCCTGGCGTAGGTGTCCAGCGCCGACCTGAACCGCCGGTGCGCCTCCCGGACCGCCTCGATGCCGTACTCCATGCCGAGGTGCTGGATCCCGTCGCAGCTCTTGACGTAGGTGAGCAGGGCCTCCCGGATGTCCCGGCGGCCGCCCTCGGCGATCCGCAGCGGGTCGCGGACGGTGCACGCGAACGTCGCCCTCAGCGTGAAGTCCTGCAGGCCGCCTTCCGAGGGCACCTGCATCTCCAGGATGACGGGCCGCTCCCTGGTCATGTCGACGACGCAGTAGCTCGTGGCGGCCGCCAGGTCCTGGTCGCGGTCCTTGGGGGTGCCGTCGTCGGCGCGTACGAGCCTCCTGCCGACCCGCAGGACGACGACCTCGTGCGGGAGGGGGTAGGGCACGGCGCCCGCCTTGCGCTGGACCGGGCCCCTTCTCCAGAACCGGCCGCGGCCGGCGCCGGGCGCGAGCGTGTCCAGAGCGGTGATCGGATAGCCGGCCTGCTCCGGAGGGGACGGCGACGGTTCGGTGACGATCGGCTGGGTCATCGGCTCTCCACGGGGTGCGGTCGGGAGTTCGGCGTGAAGATCGAAAGCAGGATGCTGAGGAGCAGCCGGCCGCTGCTCTGCGGATCCCTGCGGCGGTTCACGTAGCGCTCGAACTCGCTTCTGAACGGTCCGTGCTCATGGTCCGGAAGGCTGGCGGCCAGGGCCTCGGCCAGCGGGCGCAGGCGCTCCTCCGGCGACGGACTGAGAACGCTCATGGCATGCAGGACGTCGTAAAGGGCTTCGAAGGCGGCGGCGCGGGCCGGCCGGTTGACGATGGCGGTGCTCCAGATCTTCGCGAACGGTCCCAGGAGCGTGCCGGGCATCAGCAGGTGGCGGGCGGCGGCCGGATGCCCCGTCGTCCCGTCCCTGATCGAGAGTACGGCGAGGGCCACGTTCAGCGTGCGCAGCAGCTGGGGGCTGCCGGGACGCGGATGCTGTCTCAGCCGCATCTCCAGGTCGTCCAGCACCACCCTGGCATCGCGGGCCGCGCCCGACACGAGCGTGGCGTAGAGCCGGGCCACCGCCTCCCGCCCCTCGTAGGGCGGCCCGTTCTCCATGAGGTGCCACAGCTGGCTCAGGGCCTCGGCGGGGTAACGTACCCCGAGCTCCCCGCAGAAGGCCTCGGCGGCCGCCAGCCTGCGCAGGGCGATCCCGCTCCGGGACCACCGGATCGCCGTGCGCAGGGCCAGGGGCGCGGTCGTGTCCTCCACGCACATGCACCACAGGACGTAGATGGCCGTGTCCCAGGAGCGCGGGCCGTACTCGCCGGCCGACCAGGGCTGCAGGAACACCTCGCGTACGGCGTCGAAGGAGTCGTGCCCGCACAGCAGCGCCAGCCCGGCCGCGATCTGGAGGCGCGTCTCGGGCCCCGAGGCCTGGACGGTCTCCAGCAGCCAGGCGAAGACCGGGGCCCAGAAGCGGTCGTCGAACTGCGCGCACAGCTCGGCGGCGACGTGCCTGCGGTGGCCGTACTCCCGGAAGACCAGGCAGCGCCGCGGCGGGCCGGGGATGTCGACGTCCATCTCGGTCACCAGATACTCGATCTTGATGAGCGAGTCGCCGTCGCGCCGCGGGCGACGGGCGGCGAGGACGCCGGCGCGGACGGCCGGCGCCTCCGGCTCCTCGGCGACGGGGGCCGTCCGTTCCCTGAGCCGGGCCAGATGGGCCTCGAAACGGCGCTCGGGCATGCCGACCATGAAGAGCAGCGCGGTGACCTCCAGGATCTCGTCGTCGGTCCGCCTGCCGTCCTCGAACCAGGCCACCACCCGGCCGGTCAGGTCAAGGCCGCCGCGCGCCTCCTCCAGGGACGTGCCCCCCGCCAGCTGTACGGCGAACCGCACCACGTCGCCGAGGTCGTGGGCGGAGGTGATCTCCTGTGTGGCGGCGGTGACCCGCGCGGGGTCGACGCCGTGCGCGAGAAGGACGTCCCGGTGAGCGGGCTGGCTCCAGCCGATGTGCGGTATGGCCCCGGACCGCGTGTCGGTGAGGGGCGTCACGACCGTGAGGACCAGGTAGGCCCCCGCCTCCTGCACCCGCCGCGCGATCTCGCCCAGCGTGAAGTCCGCCAGTTCGGTCTGCTCGCCGGAGCTCACCAGCCCGCAGGCCAGGTAGCCGGCGCCCTCGGTGTAGTCGCGTTCGGCGAGCCAGCCGAGCGGATCCGCCGGTGACAGCGTCACCAGCGGGCCGCCGGCGACCGTGTGGAGCAGGTTGATGGCGGAGGTGCGCTTGCCCAGGCCCGCGGCGCCGTACAGCGCGACCACGTGGTTGCCGCGCAGCTCGGACAGGGCGTGCGCGTGCGGTGCCGGTGGCGCGTAGCGGTGCACGGCGGAGTCGATGTCGGCGGGTGAGACCTTGCCCGAGGCGCGGCGGCTCTGCGTCCGGGCGCCGTCACCGGAGATCCCGACGGTGCCGCCGTGGGTGTGGACGCT comes from Streptosporangium roseum DSM 43021 and encodes:
- the treZ gene encoding malto-oligosyltrehalose trehalohydrolase, with the protein product MFEVWAPQATAVDVEIGEIRHPMAAGTGGWWSAEVPGAGHGTDYRFRVDGGEPLPDPRTRWQPEGIFGPSRVYEHDRYVWGDGLWRGRDLPGSVIYELHVGTFTPAGTFDAAIGKLEHLAGLGVDFVEVMPVPPVPGERNWGYDGVDLWAVTENYDGPDGLKRFVDACHRQGIGVILDVVYNHLGPSGNFLAPFGPYFHSSASSFWGQAVNLDGPGSDEVRRYFIGNALQWLRDYHIDGLRLDAVHALHDRRAVHLLEEMAAEVEALSAAVGRPLTLIAESDLNDPRLVTPREAGGYGLAAAWNDDVHHALHVAVTGERHGYYDDFAGALPKVLASAYYHDGTYSAFRGRSHGRPARHVPGYRFVCAAQNHDQIGNRAEGDRMAPEALRLAAGLLLTSPFTPMLFMGEEWGARTPFLFFTDHVEPQLREGEADRRRREFVGFGYDDWAEKAPDPGEELTFLRSKLDWSELDDDAHRVHLDWYRALIALRRAHPDLSDPRLDRVRAEHDGSWLVVHRGAFRVAVNFGATPVSLDLTAPAQVVLASDPGVHLDSGLTLPARSLAVLRLAGT
- a CDS encoding DUF4407 domain-containing protein, with the translated sequence MAIETVGQTTGPADETPPRDPRDGYRPRSAWSPGRLLRSVVGIDEVLLTRVPEERPRYTRQGALVVATAVMAAMSMGYALRSVFDAPWPVVVLIALIWGVLIGILDSWLVISTNGVIGRGRRRMLLPRLLIAVVVGVIIAEPLTIRIFESAILQRIEQDYQEADKTLRSDYASCYPKAGEPAADPVKCREFRLNLPKPNDTDARKALEATRAKLSREFNAKQRILARKQRAADLECNGTSGAGRTGRAGEGVNCQRLRADVNDYRNTSNIGQLSTGMAGLDAQIIELSGTERVSGMKYEAQVAEAIDSEVRRQDEARPDSPGLLERMETLAALSAEKDSILLAHTFLTLLFLLIDCSPVLTKLLSRPTSYDRRLAEQLSDREEAHTVDLDRGKRVRRDADEVHAHQAELKVREHMTAASRRAGILDARREAAIRAELGAIDAERGSGPDGRD
- the treY gene encoding malto-oligosyltrehalose synthase, yielding MSERFVDPISTYRIQLTPDFGFAEVAALAPYLKDLGISHVYLSPILQAVPESRHGYDVTDHSRIRAEFGGVEGLRALSATLAEHGLGIVVDIVPNHMTVPVPESGNAPLWSVLKDGQASPYAPWFDIEWTGGKVSMPVLGDDTEPVVDGDVLRYHDHEFPFPDTCYRLVDWREGPGYRRFFDVSSLIGLRVEDPEVFDATHEVILGLIEEGVVHGLRVDHPDGLAEPRGYLSRLREASGVWTVAEKILVGSEQLPADWDCDGTTGYEVLNRITRLFVDPAGGKPLLELFVTRTGMPSDYATVVRQSKREVLDLFFSAEVDRLNAVVGSDRETLVELLAAMPVYRAYAVPGEPVPEISASIVEAAGRVAAARLPEGAPVAEVVDRVLRGPAEAVTRFQQTCGPVMAKGVEDTALYRWYPLACLNEVGGEPDHFEGTPGEFHTFAREMSPTAMTTLSTHDTKRSEDVRARLAVLSELPGEWAAAVGEWSSKVSFDPALDYLAWQNLMAAWPIGPDRFFDYLFKAAREAKTSISWAAPDPAYEAGIRDFVSRAIDECGASVAEFAAGIEPYARSNSLGQKLVQLMLPGVPDLYWGNEITDFSLVDPDNRRPVDFPLRRGMLAGEGGSPWDEAKLLVTVQALNLRRRLDPAAPYVPLEAGEHVIAFARGERAVTVATRLPAGLARRGGWGSETITLPHGAWRDLLTGAEHTGRIPLAHLLSTYPVALLERE